Part of the Antedon mediterranea chromosome 6, ecAntMedi1.1, whole genome shotgun sequence genome, aaaatgaaatgaaaagttAGTCTgtacaaaattacaataaactgaataattaaaatagaaCAATCAATATATAAATACTTAATCGTTTATGAAAATACCAGGGTTCACTCTTCACTGAAAATACCAGGGTTCACTCTTCACTGAAAATACCAGGGTTCACTCTTCACTGAAAATACCAGGGTTCACTCGTCACTGAAAATACCAGGGTTCACTCTTCACTGAAAATACCAGGGTTCACTCTTCACTGAAAATACCAGGGTTCACTCTTCACTGAAAATACCAGGGTTCACTCTTCACTGAAAATACCAGGGTTCACTCTTCACTGAAAATACCAGGGTTCACTCTTCACTGAAAATACCAGGGTTCACTCTTCACTGAAAATACCAATgctttattttaataatgaattcTATTccaaaaattttaaaattaaaactatatacaCTACTTTTTTTATAATACACTGTTTTTAACTGTGGTGCTTCTAATTAGGAGACAATGTCAAATCAAAGTTTTATATTAGAGACTCTTAGAGTCTCtctttttaaaaactaaacaatGTTACAATAGCAATTTGCCGTTAATATTGTGaagacaaaaatattatttcggTGAAAAATAAGTATAATAATTTAACTTGTATTGCATGAttagtgtttgtttttataactttttcTTGTACTTTAGCAAATACATGTTAATAAATTCCATGTTAATGAAAAAGCAAACTAGTTTCATTGACACATCATATCACTTCAGTGTATTTAAACACCTTTCAAGATACCTATTCATGTTATATTAATGGTATTCATCAATTCTCTTATTTGACAAACTCGCAAACGTGCACCTGCAGTCCACTGAGCACCTTTGACTGACTGATACCGTAACAAAACATGTATTGTAAGTGAAGAAAATTAGGTAAACCCTGGCATTCTTCTACATAGTAAATAATTCGTTGCAGGTGAGTCAATAATAAGTGTGAAAAGATGAAGAACAATTGTCGGTATGGGATGGGAACTATAAGCCGTAATTGTTGCTAAGCCATTAAATAATACTAATGAATCGCTATAGACGAAGCAGACAATAGGCAACATACCGTCACTTTTGTTTTGAAACCCAGCTAAACAAACGTTGTGAAAAGAATGAGGCCACCTGCAAAACGTATGGAAACTCTAAACAAGTGCTTGTTCGTAGAAATTGGCCTGTcgattatcatcattattattgacGCTAACTTGCCTGCCATGAATGAAAactaacaaatgaaaatgtgtgaactattttaaaacgggatagatgataatgatgatcctgtcaagtgtataacaaaatatacgaaaattaatgaaaaaaggagtaatacagaattcatatatgtaaaaatgttacttatgaactgtaacgacatttacaagttaaataatacgattttatgtaatatgagataatatgaatgtgaataaaagtggtgtttgcgccacaaaagagaaaaaaaaaacttgccTGCCATGATCTTAAATAACAACATCATATGCTGCTTGTATCGGTGTAAAATGCTGCTTGTATTGGTGTAAAATATCTCTTACATTCAATGAAATTAACATCACtcaatttaaaattatctttaattacttttaaaaaaatctgtaaaacgTTTACCTATTAGCCATTTAAACAACTTATTTTTGTTGTGCTCAATATTTTATCTCTTTCGTTTTTTGACTTATTTTATTGTGTAttgtatagtatttatttttatgtattttgccTATTTATATTGTAGGAGGCCTCATGAGACAAGCTATTGCTTCTAGTGCGGGCCCCAGTTGTTGtcaaataactgaataaatgtgtatgaatgaATAGATGCCATCTCCCTGACGAAAACATAGGTATAGGCTAAAGGGATACTGTGTGtgtatttttaaagtttattcaGTACCTATAAACAGCAATAAGTATTAAACTCTTTCACATATGCTTTATCGTACGGAGCCTATACTACTCACTACGTTCGTTGAAGCTGTATTACTTAATCGATTTTTAATCGAGAGGTGATTTATGTtacttaacaattatttaagaaataatgCTAAAGTGCTTATACAAGTGCAAAAATGTGGGCGAAATATTTCAAGTTTAAATGTTAAGAGACTTTTAATAAATCCAAAACAGCTACATAATTCTGATTTCTTTATTGTCTTTTGTTTTCGTATTTGATGGAGTAGTTAACGGAGCCAAAATATTAGCAGGCATTTAGAGATGTACTTAGAAGCATTGTTCTAAAGATCAATGACATATCTtccaattgttttaaaaaatatccataCTATTTCAGGTCAATGTACAATAAGCTATGAAATATTGGAATTCGTGAAGTTTTGTTTAGGATTAAGAAAACCTAGATTTTATAAAGCTTTTCGTAGTGATTACTTACTGATTTCTTTCCAATATTGTTgataaattaatgtttgtttttctaaAGTTAAAATGCCTATTCCCAGGAACATCATATTAATTTAGACGGCTTTTATTGAGTTTTGTGACAGAAAACAATAattctggaaaaaaaaacacacgaGAATGGGATTGTAAAGTGAGTGAATGAATCCAAATGACTGGGTTCAAATCTTATTGATCATTGTAGCTGTATTTTGATCtgaatttatcatattatttatttatatttcagtgTATGCAATGCCCTGAGACAAGCGAGTGCGTTGCTTCGGAAATACGTGTACAACGCGTTTACCTCGTGGGAGAACCACAAGTATTTGACGTCGTTCAGGATTGCGAGTGCGTGCACACGCCACCATCGTGCGAACGTAAATCGCAAATAAAGATGTTTTTTGCGGACACACCTTACGAAACGGAGGTAGATGTCGGAATGTGTGCTGGTACTTGTTCTGATGGTATGTTCATACAAAAAACATTCATGGCTTCATAATTCAtcgttaaaataaaaagaattcgCATAtacgtcatcatcatcatcttatcatcatcattatcatcatatatTACTCACAGCGGGATATGTCTATCCTATCTTTATCACGAATAATTTATGTTCATCATAAAACGAAAGCTTTAATTAGCTGAAAAAATGAGAATAATACTACGTTCATCATCATTTCATCATAACAACACGGCCTTAATGTGACGTTTAGTTACTTACAATAGTATTTTATAGATATTCACTTTTATtatccatattattattatgacaaCTTGTAAAGTTAAATATTATGAATTTTGGTTTTGTATCAGTTTAATAGTTTTATCGCATGGTTCAAAATCTTACATTTATGAAGAATATTGTATGAAAATcacatattattatgattttggTGAAAATAAGAACACAATGTGTCATGATCTGGCCTAAAAGAAGGAGCATGAGATATTCAGATAAAAGTATTAATCCCCTTCGCCTGCCGCCGTACGTATGTCACCACTTGAAAAAGTTTCCTATGACGTACCACACCATCTGGTTTTTGCTGCTTCGTGGAACTAACTTTAAACTCGTTCAACTTTCGCCACTTGATGTGAATAGCTTTGCTAATTACTAAAGAAGTAGCTGATCTGTTAAAAAGAGTTTTTAAGAACCATCTAAATTACCTTTAATTAAcatgtttataaatttaaattatttattcgtGGTGTGAAATGTTTACGCCATGAATAAGAATTTCCAGTAAATATTGCTTTTGAAAATACTGAAATctgaaaattaatttgatttactcgtataaagaatttaaactgtcaattaaattaatttattcttcAAAATTTTCAAATTGGCAACCATCCAATTCAAGGAAATTAATTGGTAACATCTTATATTTTTTGTTCGACTCTTTGTATTAAAGATTAATAAGGTATCGATAATTTATCTAACGGTACAATAAGTGTTGTTACATTTTATGGAAGTGTATCTttgaatattttgaatctaggcctagactatGCAATTTCtgataatatacagtaggcctagatgaTTATATGATCGAGTAAGCGCCGCACCCGAATAGGCCTACTTCACTCCTCTGCAATCGATGCGAAATAGCCCAGGCCTATATATTCGAGTGAAGACAATTAATTATAGTGCTGGTTATTAAATATCACTCAGATACATTATtcattactaattattattttatttctgttaccATTCTGAATGTTTACAGTATACTAATTCAATATTTGCTTGTTATCATTTTAAGACAATACttatacaatttgtttatttatataggcGATGGACTTGAATGTAAAAGTACTGAAAATCGCACTGTTACAATTGAGGGACCTAACGGTATGATGACATATTTTTGTAATGTTCTATTtactattaataaattaataattatccaTAATATTAACTTATCATTATGAATCAGACTGACATTATGCTAACAATAtgtcaatataaaacattaatgttgtttatttttactttgaatTATGTTTGCATAATACAGGTGCATTTTGTGTTGACGTCATTGAAGCTTGTAAATGTCAACATTCATGTTACCGCGCGACGCATCGAGAGGTTTACTACGAAGTGATATTCAACACGACGTCGAATTCAACGCAAACAGTAATAAAGGTGAGATTTTGACCTAGTTTAATGAGCCAATGGTGATCGATAAtagttaataataaatgaattgtcAACATTAGCTTAGATATTGTAACTTTTctttattatatatagatatattacAAGGGTACCGTACCCCCGTGAGGGGCAtctaaatgtggaataaataaaaatataatataaaaaaatataattcttatatatagttattgtattaaatatgtattaggcctatgtataaatatatatttgtgttttttgtttgtttgttttttttggttATTTGTTTGTGCTTACGGCTATCGAATTCTGAAGTGTAGGCTACAGCATTGTTAAACTTTAACACACGGAACACAAAAGTCTCTCAAAGAAATATCGTAGTTCATTTATATCGGTAGATAACGTTTGATTCTTATGAATTCCTTCATTCATAACTGTTTTCGAGTTATATTCCATTAAAGTATGGGACTCTACAACCACCTACCACCCTTCCGCCTTATGGTCTTATGATTCGAGCTGATGACGTAAGTGGTGCACTGAACGCGTGCCAGGACATTATCATTTCAACCACAAACATACCTCGGAATTAAAGTACAAAAACGCACACATTGCGTGGGCCCAAGTCAAGTCCTAATGATTTCCATTTTATAATCGAAGTTCAGCAGATGTAACTTTTCTTATTCGTTTCGTCACTGATAACCTCCTTTCTGCTGAAAAAGTCAGAGGCGTTAATGTGTTATCAGTAATGCAACTTTTATATGAACAAAAGCGTGGGCCTAagctaagttttaaaatgatgtGGGTGCCTAACATTTCCTTTTACTGATTACATTTATATTCGAGGAATTATAACTAATCCACTGCAGAAATAGAACTTTGCTGTAAAGAAGTTAGGCTACGCCAAGACATTTTGAAATACCTCTTAAACTTAATGTCCTCGCTGTCCTTAATGGCTTCGTAAATTGTATCCATCAATAtcattcattttcatgttttgttatgatttttttttaggaaaTGGATATTGGAAAATGCATAGGAACATGTTCACAGGATGCTTCGTTACAGTGTATTCTGAGGTATTGTGGGCCTAAtgctaaatattaattaattcataattcATATTCAAATTCACATTggttaattatattatttatattaatatatatattaatttttattgatattaatgttcaatatttgtaatttattaacagGTCTCCGAGTAATCCTGATGAATGTTTAATGTCgttaacaaagaaaacaaactGCAGTCCACAGTCGTATCACCAACACAACTTTCAAACAACAGGAAACCGAAGACAAACTGTATTAACTATTAGAGATTGTGGATGCTAGAGACAATACAAATACAACAGAGctatacaaataaaacatattcGAGAAGGGgatattttatctaaaaaaaaaccgtTTTTACATCGTACTCTAATAACGGCTTCCATTATTTGCAACTTTAGATTTTGATGAGTGTGGCTGTGACGTCAGTTAGTAAGCAGTTTAAAACAGCCAAGGAATAAAAGTTACTATTACTGCGAttttcattatactgtattatgattATGAATTAAATTATCTATTATTTATTCCAAAATGAATTTTTATTAAAGCAATCCGACACAATATTTTCAGATAAGTCAAAAGGGTAAAAGCTATGATATATAAGTACACACCCCTGctttttaaattactgtacattattttgtaCGAAATTTTCTGCGTTTTACACAATATCATTAGTTTGAATAACAAATAGGAAAGAATACAATTGTATGAGATTTGTTTTTCTATTGATCATAAGAAAAAAGTGTATGCAAGTCTTATCAATTATGTATATAGTGTTTTGTTATCACTTAGAAGTTACAATATTATAGCAATGGCCTGTATATTGTTTGTAGATAAACATTTTACGAAATTTGGTAATATATCCTTGAGTTAGTATAGTATAGGCATATTAAAGTTAGATGTTTATgcctttattttaaaatcaccaGCGATTAAATGTAATTGTAAAATCTTCCAGAAAAGTGGATAGCCCAATAATTTACTAAAGATAAACTGGGTATATGGTTGTTATCGGGATGTTTGGCGGGCTGATCTTATGACGTAGGCCGATGCAGAGTATTACAGCAAGCTGGGCAAACTTAAAGAGTACCTCCTGATTTATAATTTCTAAAACATCTATAGTtagatatattttataatagatTTTAAAACCCTAGGCTACCCTTTAAATTTGTAGCTTCAAAACATCAGTAGCTGCTGTCCATTCAGTCTTACAAATAATTTTACCTAATACGGACCTGATTGCGatgttgttttaaatgtattgcaTACGTAGCCTAGCCAACACTGTTAAGTACAGTATGATTTTGTTAAGAAGTCGAATTAGTTTTTAATTCTTATATTCAGAGAAAACTATCTaatacttttatatatttttctactGAAAGAAAGTGTTGAAAGATAACATTGATTTTGTACAAAAATAGTATCTGTATTGCAGCCCTAAGGACACCCTTACACACGCGAACGtcagtttttatatttaactaCACTAAGCTAAATTCAGTAGGGACTTGTATTCGATGAAAGAAGTTTGTCCAGTTACGCTTAACTGTTTGTGAATATAGGCTAATTACTTTCGACTTGAGGGAACATTTATGtgaataatgtaaatatattgatgtattaaaaaaaatttattttgt contains:
- the LOC140051873 gene encoding uncharacterized protein, with protein sequence MQCPETSECVASEIRVQRVYLVGEPQVFDVVQDCECVHTPPSCERKSQIKMFFADTPYETEVDVGMCAGTCSDGDGLECKSTENRTVTIEGPNGAFCVDVIEACKCQHSCYRATHREVYYEVIFNTTSNSTQTVIKYGTLQPPTTLPPYGLMIRADDEMDIGKCIGTCSQDASLQCILRSPSNPDECLMSLTKKTNCSPQSYHQHNFQTTGNRRQTVLTIRDCGC